The Listeria welshimeri serovar 6b str. SLCC5334 genome has a window encoding:
- the chiB gene encoding chitinase ChiB, giving the protein MKKLFSITSVVLLVLSLVVVSIGTAPKRAKAAENVPQYRNVMYYGDWSIWGGEGNFYPKDIPADQLTHLNFAFLDFNSNGDLVFTDKDAAVGAPVGQEGVQWGGANAGVLNAIQDLRAQNPNLKIGVSVGGWSKSGDFSTVAADPTKRANFVKNVMKFVKYTNMDFVDLDWEYPASVRDADLVDNKNDEGTPNAKPADKQNFITLLQDLRTALDKQGVEIKKKYELSVALPAAKSTLENGIDVANLFKVVDFANVMTYDLNGAWTPNSAHHTALYGNPKDPNYDSGFSVDQTVKYLKDKGAVSNKIVVGAAFYTRGWNKVAAGTDTALPGLFQAAEKTNKDADGSLTYGANNENPIKTGDGGRAGGVWAYRSIDALKAKTPTLKEYWDDTAKAPYLYSKETGEFYTYDNTRSIGYKAQYVKDNNLGGMISWMQSQDKTTTSTKRDELTKAIKSGLFGTSAIPQNTITYANLNVVATVKPYSENGVGYEITITNNEKADETNEVLKSTELSFETVKLPKFYIPVKAGETLTAGDFKAGTVTTSGGNTIVDLASVYDAQQIPQGASYTFRLKSSASSVDVNNISKIDLTQRMVKSSVEFGKQTIFGGGSVVPDPSDTEAPTVPKALASSNVTDKAATLTWTASTDNKAVAGYKVYRNGTEVGSVSGTTFTDSGLTAKTAYTYTVKAYDAVGNFSAASSALTVTTLDVATPPATPAWDTAKTYNKGDRVSYKGKTYEAQWWTQGNEPGAEEWGPWLLVN; this is encoded by the coding sequence ATGAAAAAGCTTTTTAGTATTACTTCTGTTGTGTTGTTAGTTTTATCGTTAGTGGTTGTTTCGATTGGTACAGCGCCAAAACGGGCGAAAGCGGCTGAAAATGTGCCACAGTATCGAAATGTGATGTATTATGGTGATTGGTCGATTTGGGGAGGAGAAGGGAATTTTTATCCGAAAGATATTCCAGCTGATCAATTAACACACTTGAATTTTGCTTTCCTGGATTTTAATAGTAATGGAGATTTAGTTTTTACTGATAAAGATGCTGCTGTTGGAGCGCCTGTTGGACAAGAGGGAGTTCAATGGGGCGGAGCGAATGCTGGAGTTTTGAATGCGATTCAAGATTTGCGCGCTCAAAATCCGAATTTGAAAATAGGGGTTTCTGTTGGAGGCTGGTCTAAGTCGGGAGATTTCTCTACGGTTGCAGCAGATCCAACAAAACGAGCTAATTTTGTGAAAAATGTGATGAAATTTGTGAAGTATACCAATATGGATTTTGTTGATTTGGACTGGGAATATCCTGCTTCGGTGCGGGATGCTGATCTTGTTGATAATAAAAACGATGAAGGCACGCCAAATGCAAAACCTGCGGATAAACAAAACTTTATTACGCTTTTACAAGATTTAAGAACTGCTTTGGATAAACAAGGTGTGGAAATTAAAAAGAAATACGAACTGTCGGTTGCTTTACCAGCTGCTAAATCTACTTTAGAAAATGGGATTGATGTAGCGAATCTGTTTAAAGTAGTTGATTTTGCGAATGTGATGACGTATGACTTAAATGGTGCTTGGACACCGAATAGTGCGCATCATACAGCGCTTTACGGCAATCCGAAAGATCCGAATTATGACAGCGGTTTTTCTGTTGACCAAACCGTAAAATACTTAAAAGACAAGGGAGCAGTTTCGAATAAAATTGTTGTGGGGGCAGCATTTTATACTCGGGGCTGGAATAAAGTAGCTGCTGGAACGGATACGGCATTGCCAGGACTTTTCCAAGCTGCTGAGAAAACGAATAAAGATGCGGATGGCTCGCTTACTTATGGGGCAAATAACGAAAATCCAATTAAAACTGGTGATGGGGGCCGTGCTGGTGGTGTTTGGGCGTACAGAAGTATCGATGCCTTAAAAGCTAAAACCCCAACGTTGAAAGAGTATTGGGATGACACTGCCAAAGCGCCGTATCTTTATAGTAAGGAAACTGGGGAGTTTTACACATATGATAATACGCGTTCCATTGGCTATAAGGCACAATATGTAAAAGATAACAATCTTGGTGGAATGATTTCATGGATGCAGTCGCAGGACAAAACAACGACTTCGACTAAGCGTGATGAACTTACAAAAGCGATTAAATCAGGATTATTTGGCACAAGCGCTATCCCGCAAAACACAATTACGTATGCAAATTTAAATGTGGTAGCAACGGTTAAACCTTATAGCGAAAATGGGGTTGGTTACGAAATTACGATTACCAATAATGAAAAAGCGGATGAAACCAATGAAGTATTGAAATCAACAGAGCTATCTTTTGAAACAGTAAAATTACCGAAGTTTTATATTCCTGTCAAAGCGGGCGAAACATTAACTGCTGGAGACTTTAAAGCAGGTACGGTTACTACTTCAGGTGGCAATACAATAGTTGATTTAGCTTCTGTATATGATGCTCAGCAAATTCCGCAAGGCGCATCCTATACATTCCGTTTGAAATCGAGTGCATCTAGTGTGGATGTAAACAATATTTCTAAAATTGATTTAACACAGCGGATGGTAAAATCAAGTGTCGAATTTGGGAAACAAACTATTTTTGGTGGTGGAAGTGTTGTACCAGATCCAAGTGACACAGAAGCACCAACAGTACCAAAAGCACTTGCATCTTCTAATGTAACTGATAAAGCTGCTACGTTAACATGGACGGCTTCTACAGACAATAAAGCGGTGGCAGGATATAAAGTGTATCGAAATGGGACAGAGGTTGGTTCGGTTTCGGGAACTACTTTTACAGATAGTGGTTTAACTGCAAAAACAGCGTACACATATACAGTAAAAGCTTATGATGCGGTGGGAAATTTCTCGGCGGCAAGCTCTGCCTTAACTGTTACAACGCTTGACGTGGCAACACCACCAGCAACGCCAGCATGGGACACTGCAAAAACCTACAATAAGGGAGATAGGGTTTCGTACAAAGGGAAAACATATGAAGCACAGTGGTGGACTCAAGGAAATGAACCAGGAGCTGAAGAGTGGGGTCCTTGGTTACTGGTTAATTAA
- a CDS encoding ROK family protein: protein MYFVYDIGGTFIKFALMENNGAIKMKDKFPTTAKSADELVAQMVEKFKPFQQKVKGIAVSCPGVVDSEKGVIYHGGSLLFMHEKNLAEMLARECHVPVVIQNDAKSAALAELWLGVAKDVQSAAILTLGSGVGGGIIIDGKLQSGFHLMAGEVSYMETTFDTQKLRGNFFGRTGSAVELIKRIATEKNLINKKDGERVFELINQGDEVASQIFDDYIFGLASQILNIQYLIDPEIVAIGGGISAQPIVVERLNSAVQAIKSANPFHAAQPKIVTCRFQNDANLYGALYNFFLQFN from the coding sequence ATGTATTTTGTATACGATATTGGCGGAACTTTTATTAAATTTGCTTTGATGGAAAATAATGGTGCTATAAAAATGAAAGATAAATTCCCTACAACAGCTAAAAGTGCTGATGAATTAGTGGCGCAAATGGTAGAAAAATTTAAACCTTTTCAACAAAAAGTGAAAGGTATTGCTGTAAGCTGTCCAGGAGTTGTCGATTCTGAAAAAGGCGTTATTTATCATGGTGGTTCGTTATTATTTATGCATGAAAAAAATCTTGCTGAAATGCTTGCACGCGAATGTCATGTGCCTGTTGTTATACAAAATGATGCCAAAAGTGCTGCCCTTGCAGAACTTTGGTTAGGTGTGGCGAAAGATGTACAAAGTGCGGCTATTTTAACCCTAGGAAGTGGCGTTGGTGGTGGAATTATTATCGACGGCAAATTGCAATCTGGTTTTCATTTGATGGCTGGAGAGGTGAGTTATATGGAGACAACTTTTGATACTCAGAAACTGCGGGGAAACTTTTTTGGACGGACGGGGTCTGCGGTTGAGTTAATTAAGAGAATTGCTACTGAAAAAAATTTGATTAATAAAAAAGACGGCGAACGTGTTTTTGAACTTATTAACCAAGGTGATGAGGTCGCAAGCCAAATATTCGATGATTATATTTTTGGTTTAGCTTCACAAATTTTAAATATCCAATACTTGATTGATCCCGAAATTGTGGCGATTGGTGGTGGAATTAGTGCGCAACCGATTGTTGTCGAGCGACTCAATTCAGCTGTTCAAGCTATTAAATCTGCGAATCCGTTCCATGCAGCCCAACCGAAAATCGTTACTTGTCGTTTCCAAAATGATGCGAACTTATACGGAGCATTGTATAATTTTTTCTTGCAGTTCAATTAA
- a CDS encoding ATP-binding protein, with product MLYKEYLLQEGIHENHIIYMNFESFEYRTITTEEKFRQKLDELLPRDDKKVYLLFDEIQMVTGLQRIVNGIRVSFNSDIIITGSNANMLSGEIATLLSGRYIEIPIYPFSFSEFLHVKGIESDSRKVDNAYDEYEKYGGFPSVVIAEESIKDTILSGIFDTIVLNDVLLRARVKDATALKFIIRFSADNVGQLVNASKIVNTLKM from the coding sequence ATGCTTTATAAAGAGTACTTATTACAAGAAGGGATACATGAAAATCATATTATATACATGAATTTCGAAAGTTTTGAGTATAGAACAATAACAACAGAAGAAAAATTCCGTCAAAAATTAGACGAATTGCTGCCTAGAGATGATAAAAAGGTTTATTTACTATTTGATGAAATCCAAATGGTCACAGGTTTGCAGCGCATTGTTAACGGTATTCGTGTGAGCTTCAATAGTGACATTATCATCACAGGGTCAAACGCTAATATGCTTTCCGGTGAAATAGCTACGCTTCTAAGTGGTCGTTACATCGAAATCCCCATTTATCCATTTTCATTTTCTGAGTTTTTACATGTAAAAGGTATTGAATCTGATTCTCGAAAAGTAGACAACGCTTACGATGAATACGAAAAATACGGGGGATTTCCGAGTGTTGTTATTGCCGAAGAATCTATCAAAGATACTATCTTATCCGGAATTTTTGATACTATTGTTTTAAATGATGTTCTATTAAGAGCAAGGGTAAAGGATGCTACCGCTTTAAAATTCATTATTCGATTTTCAGCAGATAATGTTGGCCAATTAGTAAATGCTTCGAAAATTGTAAACACGTTAAAAATGTGA
- a CDS encoding ABC transporter ATP-binding protein: MARNKFDIDEDLETAFSAAHLKRILVYVKPYQKSIYITLFVILLANVATMIGPYLTKVVIDDTIPNKNMTQLFWIAIIFIISVVVTGLCMRYRIRSITLIGQDILKDMRTAIFSHLQKLPFSYFDSRPHGKILIRVVNYINMLSDLLSNGLINLISDILSVIVTLGFMLMIDPVLTLYSLALIPVLFVIVMVIKTAQRKAYQVLSNKQSNMNAYIHESIAGIKVTQSFSREKENFEIFTEVSNEYRRSWMKAIKIQFLLWPGVQNIAVMTTCLIYFVGIKGYGVDVSTGTLIAFIGYVGNFWNPVINIGNFYNSLITATTYLERIFETMDVEPDIKDVPNAKKMPPIVGDVDFKDVYFRYEEGVDILKGINFHVDAGESIALVGPTGAGKTTIINLLSRFYNINSGEILVDGKNVEEVTLRSLRSQMGVMLQDTFIFSGTIIENIRYGKLDATEEEIIAAAKVVRAHDFISGLKDGYYTEVKERGSTLSAGQRQLISFARALLANPKILILDEATSSIDTQTEILLQEGLERLLEGRTSFIIAHRLSTIKNSSRIFYIDNGRIQEAGSHEELMAQHGYYYNLYQSQFDMLQAL, translated from the coding sequence ATGGCTAGAAATAAATTTGATATTGATGAAGACTTGGAAACAGCATTTAGCGCCGCACATTTAAAACGTATTCTTGTTTACGTAAAACCTTATCAAAAATCCATCTATATCACACTGTTTGTTATCTTACTCGCAAATGTGGCAACGATGATTGGCCCGTATTTAACCAAAGTTGTGATTGATGACACGATTCCAAATAAAAACATGACACAACTATTTTGGATTGCGATTATTTTTATTATTTCTGTTGTTGTGACTGGACTTTGTATGCGATACCGCATTAGATCCATTACGTTAATTGGGCAAGATATTTTAAAAGATATGCGTACTGCCATTTTTAGTCATTTGCAGAAACTTCCTTTTTCTTATTTTGATAGTCGACCACATGGGAAAATCTTGATTCGGGTTGTTAATTACATCAATATGCTGAGTGATTTACTTTCTAATGGGCTTATTAATTTGATTTCTGATATTTTAAGTGTGATTGTGACGCTTGGCTTTATGCTCATGATTGACCCAGTTTTAACGCTGTATAGTTTAGCGCTTATTCCTGTTCTTTTTGTGATAGTGATGGTGATTAAAACAGCGCAGCGGAAAGCGTACCAGGTTCTTAGTAATAAACAATCCAATATGAATGCGTATATCCACGAAAGTATTGCAGGAATAAAAGTGACACAAAGTTTTTCACGGGAAAAAGAAAATTTTGAGATTTTCACTGAGGTTAGTAATGAATATCGTCGTTCTTGGATGAAAGCAATAAAAATTCAATTCTTACTTTGGCCTGGTGTGCAAAACATTGCCGTAATGACAACTTGCTTGATTTATTTTGTTGGAATTAAAGGTTACGGAGTGGATGTTTCAACTGGGACACTTATCGCTTTCATTGGTTACGTTGGGAATTTTTGGAATCCTGTAATTAATATTGGTAACTTTTATAATTCCCTTATTACCGCAACTACTTATTTAGAGCGGATTTTCGAAACAATGGATGTCGAGCCAGATATTAAAGACGTTCCGAATGCGAAAAAGATGCCACCAATCGTTGGAGATGTGGACTTTAAAGATGTTTATTTCCGTTATGAGGAAGGCGTTGACATTCTAAAAGGGATTAATTTTCATGTGGATGCGGGTGAGTCGATTGCGCTTGTTGGACCGACTGGCGCTGGAAAAACGACTATAATTAATTTGCTCAGCCGTTTTTACAATATTAATTCTGGAGAAATTTTAGTGGATGGAAAAAATGTCGAAGAAGTCACGCTTAGATCGCTTAGGTCACAAATGGGCGTCATGCTCCAAGATACCTTTATATTCTCCGGAACGATTATCGAAAATATTCGTTACGGAAAGCTAGATGCCACGGAAGAAGAAATTATTGCAGCAGCCAAAGTCGTTCGCGCTCATGATTTCATTTCCGGATTAAAAGATGGTTATTATACCGAAGTCAAAGAGCGGGGTAGCACTCTTTCAGCTGGTCAACGGCAACTGATTTCTTTTGCCCGTGCACTTCTGGCTAATCCAAAAATCTTGATTCTTGATGAGGCGACTTCGAGCATTGATACACAAACTGAAATCTTACTCCAAGAAGGGCTAGAACGGTTGCTTGAAGGACGTACTTCTTTCATTATCGCTCATCGTCTTTCAACAATTAAAAATAGTTCCCGCATCTTTTATATTGATAATGGTCGAATTCAAGAGGCAGGCAGTCACGAGGAACTGATGGCACAACATGGCTATTACTATAATTTATATCAATCACAGTTTGATATGTTGCAAGCTTTATAG
- a CDS encoding ABC transporter ATP-binding protein: protein MESMKWIWQYVRKYRLLMVGAFILIFIASGISIIYPLLGGKVIDDVVYQNKSNLLIPLLLIMIISTVIRTICRYSYQIMCERIGQNSLFKIREDLYKKLQSLDFDFFNNTRVGDIMARMTGDTDAIRHFVSWVSYNILENVFLFNFAIIIMATIDWKLTLALVIITPLIAILTIKMSSKAQPVFYEIRESFSRLNSMVEENISGNRVVKAFAREDFEMEKFHEHNEDFKKRNLDSADVSRAYLPVLDSLAGILVVITLIFGGYLVIKGQMTLGDLVAFNGFLWMLNGPMRMSGWLINDVQRFIASSFKIQDMMATDGKIPIHAEKSVPALQGHVEFKNVSFHFEDDPNTDVLKNISLKASPGQTIAILGETGAGKSTLVNLICRFYDPTSGEILIDGVDARKWHVRELRNHIATVMQDIFLFSDTIEGNIAFGAPDATMEDVRKMARIADADHFIETMPESYDTIVGERGVGLSGGQKQRISLARALLKNPSILILDDTTSAVDMETEVKIQGELKKITENTTTFIIAHRISSVKEADEILILNQGEIIERGTHASLLAKKGYYFDIYNKQLGTEANVNG from the coding sequence ATGGAAAGTATGAAATGGATTTGGCAGTATGTACGAAAATATCGTCTGCTTATGGTTGGTGCATTTATTTTAATTTTTATTGCTTCTGGTATTAGTATTATTTATCCATTATTAGGCGGGAAAGTGATTGACGATGTTGTTTATCAAAATAAATCGAATTTACTTATTCCACTACTCTTAATTATGATTATTTCAACTGTTATTCGGACTATTTGTCGTTATTCTTATCAGATTATGTGCGAACGAATTGGACAAAATTCACTTTTCAAAATTAGAGAGGACCTTTATAAGAAATTGCAGTCCCTTGATTTTGACTTTTTCAATAATACGCGTGTTGGGGATATTATGGCGCGGATGACTGGTGATACAGATGCGATTCGTCATTTTGTTTCATGGGTATCTTATAATATTTTAGAAAATGTGTTTTTGTTTAATTTTGCGATTATTATTATGGCTACAATTGACTGGAAATTAACGCTTGCACTAGTTATTATCACACCGCTCATTGCTATTTTAACAATAAAAATGTCGAGTAAAGCACAGCCAGTTTTTTATGAAATCCGAGAAAGCTTTTCGCGGCTTAACTCAATGGTAGAAGAGAACATTAGTGGGAATCGCGTTGTAAAAGCATTTGCGCGCGAAGATTTTGAAATGGAAAAATTCCACGAGCATAATGAAGACTTCAAAAAACGGAACTTAGATTCTGCTGATGTTTCTAGAGCCTATTTGCCCGTGCTTGATTCGCTCGCTGGAATACTTGTTGTTATCACGCTTATTTTCGGTGGTTATTTAGTGATAAAAGGACAAATGACACTTGGAGATTTAGTTGCTTTTAATGGGTTTCTTTGGATGTTGAATGGCCCAATGCGAATGAGTGGTTGGCTTATTAACGATGTTCAACGTTTTATTGCTTCTTCCTTTAAAATTCAAGATATGATGGCGACTGATGGCAAAATCCCTATCCATGCGGAAAAATCAGTACCAGCGCTTCAAGGTCATGTTGAGTTTAAAAATGTTAGCTTTCATTTTGAAGATGATCCAAATACCGATGTACTCAAAAATATTTCATTGAAAGCTTCTCCGGGTCAGACAATTGCTATTTTAGGCGAAACTGGCGCTGGAAAATCGACCTTAGTCAACTTGATTTGTCGATTTTATGATCCAACTTCTGGGGAGATTTTAATTGATGGGGTCGACGCGAGAAAATGGCATGTGCGAGAACTTAGAAATCATATCGCTACAGTAATGCAAGATATTTTCTTGTTTTCCGATACGATTGAAGGAAATATAGCATTCGGCGCACCGGATGCGACGATGGAAGATGTTAGGAAAATGGCGCGAATTGCTGACGCGGACCACTTCATTGAAACAATGCCCGAAAGTTACGATACTATTGTTGGCGAACGTGGTGTTGGACTTTCTGGTGGTCAAAAGCAGCGCATATCTCTAGCTCGCGCGCTTTTAAAAAATCCATCTATTTTGATTTTGGATGATACTACTTCTGCTGTTGACATGGAAACCGAAGTGAAAATCCAAGGAGAATTAAAGAAGATTACTGAAAATACAACTACTTTTATTATCGCGCACCGTATTTCTTCTGTTAAAGAAGCTGATGAAATTTTAATTTTAAATCAGGGCGAAATTATTGAACGCGGTACACATGCTAGTTTGCTCGCGAAAAAAGGTTATTATTTTGATATTTACAATAAACAACTGGGAACGGAGGCGAATGTGAATGGCTAG
- a CDS encoding AraC family transcriptional regulator: MLKINTTTFNPQILYVANCYTNEVRIGDNHHHDFLEISIIYDGKVIYDIEGERVELEKGDMLIFNPGVKHYDITEPGMTNAQLHIGFRNFTLEGYSRNTFPFKKAFLRKKEEDSAILSISKQIIEEKDAEKPGYDLILKAFVMQLIIHVLREATPEQLENNGVKLSTDEQQKQLLVNEIIHYMEKHHTEDVSLSTLSQTMYISPAYISKVFKEETGESPINYLIKIRLSRAEELLKNKNITVKQAANMVGYNDAYYFSKLFKKYYGFPPSENWRKSS; this comes from the coding sequence ATGCTAAAAATAAATACCACAACATTCAATCCTCAAATTTTATATGTAGCTAATTGCTATACAAACGAGGTGCGCATCGGTGACAACCACCATCATGACTTTCTAGAAATCTCGATTATTTATGATGGTAAAGTTATTTATGATATTGAAGGAGAACGAGTTGAATTAGAAAAAGGCGATATGCTTATTTTTAATCCTGGGGTAAAACATTACGATATTACCGAACCGGGCATGACAAATGCTCAACTCCATATTGGTTTTCGTAACTTTACGCTTGAAGGATACTCGCGAAACACTTTTCCATTCAAAAAAGCTTTTTTACGAAAAAAAGAAGAAGATTCTGCCATTTTATCAATTTCCAAACAGATTATTGAAGAAAAAGATGCAGAAAAACCTGGCTATGACTTGATTTTGAAAGCTTTTGTCATGCAACTTATTATCCATGTATTGCGAGAGGCGACTCCTGAACAATTGGAAAATAACGGCGTCAAATTGTCTACAGATGAACAACAAAAACAGTTGCTTGTGAACGAAATTATTCATTATATGGAGAAACATCATACAGAAGATGTATCGCTTTCCACTCTTTCACAAACAATGTACATTAGTCCTGCTTATATTTCTAAAGTATTCAAAGAAGAAACCGGAGAGTCACCCATTAATTATTTAATCAAAATTCGTCTTTCGCGTGCAGAAGAGTTACTCAAAAATAAAAACATTACGGTGAAGCAGGCGGCCAATATGGTTGGATATAATGATGCTTATTATTTTAGTAAACTTTTCAAAAAATATTATGGATTCCCACCATCAGAAAATTGGCGCAAATCGAGTTGA
- a CDS encoding alpha/beta hydrolase, whose amino-acid sequence MNYKQALNYLKSNSNIEQEEGTEVIFKMAADTSRGDLDPFLLKDREKELEGTNATIEKMPQEIKMPDFSNLEVATAAALQMRATMGSDNIDLSNGVTTDHKIVQGNYGDIPVRIYRQEETTKLVPALIFYHGGGFVGGTPTVVENFCKGIAEKLPAVVINVDYHLAPEFPAPAAPKDCFRVLEWVAENSAELGVVASKIGVSGDSAGGTLAAAVSYMDREAKTNYVGFQALLYPALTLIDEDNEKYQWDISKFSASDDTIPLVAPGIIGMNSSVELLRTVYVRDENPASPIYSPLSAADKSIYPPTLIASAEFDALRAFADIFAKELRTSGVKTKAIVYQGMCHAFIDKYGIFPQAEDVADEIVQMMKEVFK is encoded by the coding sequence ATGAATTATAAACAAGCTTTAAACTATTTAAAATCAAATAGCAACATAGAACAAGAAGAAGGAACAGAAGTTATTTTCAAAATGGCAGCGGATACATCTCGAGGGGATTTGGATCCATTTTTGTTAAAAGACCGTGAAAAAGAACTGGAAGGAACAAATGCTACGATTGAAAAAATGCCACAAGAAATCAAAATGCCAGATTTTTCAAATTTAGAAGTGGCAACTGCAGCTGCTCTTCAAATGAGAGCAACTATGGGTAGCGATAATATCGATTTATCTAATGGAGTAACGACCGATCATAAAATAGTTCAAGGTAATTACGGCGATATCCCAGTTCGGATTTATCGTCAGGAAGAGACGACGAAATTAGTACCAGCATTGATTTTTTATCATGGTGGTGGCTTTGTTGGTGGAACTCCAACTGTAGTAGAGAACTTTTGTAAAGGAATCGCAGAAAAATTACCTGCTGTCGTTATTAATGTGGACTATCACTTGGCGCCAGAATTTCCAGCCCCCGCAGCGCCAAAAGATTGTTTCCGAGTACTTGAGTGGGTAGCGGAAAATAGTGCTGAGCTTGGTGTGGTTGCTTCAAAAATAGGTGTTTCTGGAGATAGTGCAGGCGGAACTTTAGCAGCAGCGGTTAGTTATATGGATAGAGAGGCGAAGACCAATTACGTTGGATTCCAAGCATTATTATATCCAGCATTAACTTTGATAGATGAAGATAATGAAAAATACCAATGGGATATTTCCAAATTTAGCGCATCTGATGACACAATTCCACTTGTTGCACCAGGAATAATTGGAATGAATAGCTCCGTTGAATTATTACGAACTGTCTATGTGAGAGATGAAAATCCCGCTTCACCAATCTATTCTCCATTATCAGCGGCAGATAAAAGTATTTATCCACCAACGTTGATAGCTAGTGCGGAGTTTGATGCCCTAAGAGCTTTTGCGGATATTTTTGCAAAAGAGTTACGAACAAGTGGTGTAAAAACGAAAGCGATTGTCTACCAAGGGATGTGTCACGCTTTTATAGATAAATACGGCATTTTTCCTCAAGCAGAAGATGTAGCAGATGAAATAGTTCAAATGATGAAAGAAGTATTTAAATAA
- a CDS encoding EAL domain-containing protein, with protein MGFVKFQLFIQPKLDVLQGNIVEYEVLLRDDSEVPRFPLSELEAVLADENLYYVFTEWFCHAFFEVLNKYPNDRFAINIAPQQLFYMETVHLLDKLRSESHRITIEITEDIFDVPAHKRHLNANDKDAFILNKIKVIHGLGYHIAMDDVGCGLNSLERVMSYLPYITEIKFSLLHFKDINLEDLLLFIKAWANFSQKNNLDFVVEGIETKETMAILENHGVSIFQGYLVNKPFPV; from the coding sequence ATAGGATTCGTGAAATTCCAACTTTTTATTCAACCAAAGTTAGATGTTCTTCAAGGTAATATTGTCGAATATGAAGTGCTTTTGCGCGATGATAGTGAAGTTCCTAGATTTCCTTTGTCGGAGCTAGAGGCTGTGCTTGCAGATGAAAACTTATACTATGTATTTACAGAGTGGTTTTGTCATGCTTTTTTTGAGGTCTTAAATAAATATCCCAATGATCGATTTGCGATTAACATAGCACCCCAACAACTTTTTTATATGGAAACTGTTCATTTACTTGATAAATTACGAAGTGAAAGTCATCGAATAACTATAGAAATAACCGAAGACATTTTTGATGTTCCGGCCCATAAAAGACATTTGAATGCCAATGACAAAGATGCCTTTATTCTAAATAAAATTAAAGTAATCCATGGACTGGGTTATCATATTGCAATGGATGACGTGGGTTGTGGGCTGAATAGCTTAGAACGAGTAATGAGCTACCTTCCATATATCACAGAAATTAAATTCTCTTTGCTTCATTTCAAAGATATTAATTTAGAAGATTTACTTTTGTTTATTAAAGCATGGGCGAATTTTTCTCAAAAAAACAATCTTGATTTTGTTGTTGAAGGTATTGAAACAAAAGAAACCATGGCGATATTAGAAAATCACGGTGTTTCCATTTTTCAAGGTTACTTAGTTAATAAGCCATTCCCAGTATGA
- a CDS encoding Crp/Fnr family transcriptional regulator: MFYDTDFSDIISSDFSSKLPFKKGDIFHSFGEHSSKTPQVGVILSGTAILEGPTLEGRWMINALISEKTIFGIEGLLETNTTSKIMEYRVRALNNGQVLLIDREFFLNYLYANPQFFHMVLDNVIVRYLFTAKNYKYINQPPLIKVTRILVEIIEILRLQQLDGPIELPNYITQTFLADYCRSSRARITEALETIRASGLLLSKKPIIISSYEKLVAQVESFHTGNGLLTK, from the coding sequence ATGTTTTATGATACTGATTTTTCAGATATTATTTCAAGTGACTTCTCAAGTAAACTCCCTTTTAAAAAAGGAGATATATTTCACTCTTTTGGAGAGCATTCAAGCAAAACGCCTCAAGTTGGTGTCATTTTGTCCGGAACAGCTATTTTAGAAGGACCTACGCTTGAAGGACGCTGGATGATAAATGCTTTGATTTCTGAAAAGACCATATTTGGAATAGAAGGATTACTAGAAACTAATACTACTTCCAAAATCATGGAATATCGAGTGAGAGCTTTGAATAATGGGCAAGTTTTACTTATTGATCGGGAGTTTTTCCTTAATTATTTATATGCAAACCCTCAATTTTTCCACATGGTGCTTGATAACGTTATTGTTAGGTACTTATTTACTGCTAAAAACTATAAATACATTAATCAGCCGCCATTAATAAAAGTAACGCGGATTTTAGTAGAAATCATTGAGATTCTTCGTCTTCAGCAATTGGACGGACCCATTGAGCTTCCAAACTATATAACACAAACTTTCTTAGCAGACTACTGTCGCTCTAGTCGTGCACGAATTACAGAAGCACTTGAAACCATTCGTGCAAGTGGACTACTTCTTTCAAAAAAACCGATTATTATAAGTTCTTATGAAAAATTAGTGGCACAAGTAGAAAGCTTTCATACTGGGAATGGCTTATTAACTAAGTAA